In a single window of the Streptomyces sp. HUAS ZL42 genome:
- a CDS encoding O-methyltransferase: MLEIGTSNGCSTLWPADAVRSVGGRMTTVDVAAARSAMASRNLERADLGRLVELRVEDVAVTLRQSPDSAWDMVFLDAERPFCAGYWPDLVRVLRPGGLLAVDNVISHAEQPVDFRALVAADERVSESEVPTGAGLLLVVRAPFAEDPPRS; the protein is encoded by the coding sequence CTGCTGGAGATCGGCACCTCCAACGGCTGTTCGACCCTGTGGCCGGCCGACGCCGTGCGGAGCGTGGGCGGCCGGATGACCACCGTCGATGTCGCCGCCGCCCGCAGCGCAATGGCCTCCCGCAACCTTGAGCGCGCCGACCTCGGCCGGCTGGTCGAACTTCGCGTCGAGGACGTTGCTGTGACGCTGCGTCAGTCTCCTGATTCGGCCTGGGACATGGTCTTTCTCGACGCCGAGCGGCCCTTCTGTGCCGGCTACTGGCCGGACCTGGTCCGCGTCCTGCGGCCCGGCGGCCTGCTGGCAGTGGACAACGTGATTTCACACGCCGAGCAGCCGGTTGACTTCCGCGCACTGGTCGCCGCGGACGAACGCGTGAGTGAATCCGAGGTGCCGACCGGCGCAGGACTCCTGCTGGTCGTCCGCGCCCCTTTCGCGGAGGACCCACCGAGGTCTTGA
- a CDS encoding carbohydrate ABC transporter permease — MNALNRKRVRGLSVHLILMLGVLISVFPFYWIIVMATNTSQDIYRFPPKLWVGSNLLTNLQHLFDKMDFFGSLLNTVIVAVCTTLLVLFFDSLAAFAFAKYDFPAKKFLFGLLLSMYILPTQLAIIPQYEIMVQLGWLGTLKALVVPAAANAFGIFWMRQYTSTGVPDELLDAARIEGAGFFRLYWHVVLPCVRPALAFLGIYTFITAWNDYILPLVMLVNPDRLTLQVALAQLYAGHSTDYSMVMSGVLLAVIPLVLVFTFFARGFIADATKGALQ; from the coding sequence ATGAACGCCCTGAACCGCAAGCGCGTCCGGGGGCTCAGCGTCCATCTGATCCTGATGCTCGGTGTGCTCATCTCGGTGTTCCCGTTCTACTGGATCATCGTCATGGCGACGAACACCTCGCAGGACATCTACCGCTTTCCGCCGAAGCTGTGGGTCGGCTCGAATCTGCTGACCAACCTCCAGCACCTGTTCGACAAGATGGACTTCTTCGGATCGCTGCTCAACACGGTGATCGTGGCGGTCTGTACGACACTGCTGGTGCTGTTCTTCGACTCCCTGGCGGCCTTCGCCTTCGCCAAGTACGACTTCCCCGCCAAGAAGTTCCTCTTCGGCCTTCTTCTGTCGATGTACATCCTGCCGACCCAGCTGGCGATCATCCCGCAGTACGAGATCATGGTGCAGCTGGGCTGGCTGGGCACCCTCAAGGCACTCGTCGTGCCCGCCGCCGCCAACGCCTTCGGCATCTTCTGGATGCGCCAGTACACCAGCACCGGGGTCCCCGACGAACTGCTCGACGCCGCCCGGATCGAGGGCGCCGGCTTCTTCCGCCTGTACTGGCACGTGGTCCTGCCGTGCGTCCGCCCGGCCCTGGCCTTCCTCGGCATCTACACCTTCATCACCGCGTGGAACGACTACATCCTCCCGTTGGTGATGCTGGTCAACCCGGACCGCCTCACGCTTCAGGTCGCGCTGGCCCAGTTGTACGCCGGCCACTCCACCGACTACAGCATGGTGATGTCCGGGGTGCTGCTGGCCGTCATCCCACTGGTGCTGGTGTTCACCTTCTTCGCCCGGGGGTTCATCGCGGACGCGACGAAGGGGGCGTTGCAGTGA
- a CDS encoding carbohydrate ABC transporter permease — protein MARYWPQYLAISPYYLIFSVFMLFPVIYTVYLSFQKWDGIGDMQFVGFQQFRYLWDDPVFWLSVRNTLVIWVLSTVPMLFLALVLAVLVNSTRRFTALYRVALFIPSITSLVAIAIFFGAIFSNNFGLINAILKGLHLGAVPWMSNEWTIKLVIAALMTWQWTGYNAIIYLAGLQAIPSELYEAARMDGAGPVRIFFSITIPLLRPIILFTVVISTVTGLQSFTEPQVLFGSDAATNPNSGGPGQAGLTTLLYFYHQAFDNNDFGYAAAIVWAFFLLILLIVLINWRLVQRKERRP, from the coding sequence GTGGCCAGGTACTGGCCGCAGTACCTGGCCATCTCGCCGTACTACCTGATCTTCTCGGTCTTCATGCTCTTCCCGGTGATCTACACCGTGTATCTGTCGTTCCAGAAGTGGGACGGCATCGGGGACATGCAGTTCGTCGGGTTCCAGCAGTTCCGCTATCTGTGGGACGACCCGGTGTTCTGGCTGTCCGTGCGCAACACCCTCGTCATCTGGGTGCTGTCGACCGTGCCGATGCTCTTCCTGGCGCTGGTCCTCGCCGTGCTGGTGAACTCCACCCGGCGTTTCACCGCCCTCTACCGGGTCGCCCTGTTCATCCCCAGCATCACCTCGCTGGTGGCCATCGCGATCTTCTTCGGTGCGATCTTCAGCAACAACTTCGGCCTGATCAACGCCATCCTCAAGGGACTGCACCTGGGGGCCGTGCCGTGGATGAGCAACGAGTGGACGATCAAGCTGGTGATCGCGGCCCTGATGACCTGGCAGTGGACCGGCTACAACGCGATCATCTATCTGGCCGGTCTCCAGGCGATCCCCTCGGAACTCTACGAGGCCGCCCGGATGGACGGGGCCGGGCCCGTGCGGATCTTCTTCTCCATCACGATCCCGCTGCTGCGGCCCATCATCCTGTTCACCGTGGTGATCTCCACCGTCACCGGCCTGCAGAGCTTCACCGAACCGCAGGTGCTGTTCGGCAGCGACGCGGCCACCAACCCCAACTCCGGCGGACCGGGCCAGGCAGGCCTGACCACGTTGCTGTACTTCTACCACCAGGCCTTCGACAACAACGACTTCGGCTACGCCGCTGCCATCGTCTGGGCCTTCTTCCTGCTGATCCTGCTCATCGTCCTCATCAACTGGCGCCTGGTGCAGCGTAAGGAGCGACGGCCATGA